GTCCAAGGTTTGTGTATTTAAAACCTTCTTGACATCATGTTTGCTGCGTTTACATTGCTGTATCACTGTAAGTGAAGCTCCTAATGTCTCATGCCCTGCTTAGGAGGATTTTTCATGCAACATCATGAGATAGAAAATAGATTAAATGCTTGAAAGGAAATGCTGGTTTACTGCTTGTATAGAGAACAGAAAAGGACATGTAAATGCTACTAGGGAGAGGGACAGAacaagggagagggaggagcagagagagttaaatatatctataaataCCAGCAACTGTTTAAAAACGGCAAGAAACCAGTTTAGAAATAGCAGTTCTGTCAAGTCATGAAATACTTCACAAAATGTGTTTTCCACACTTCAGGCAGCCAGTAAAAACCCAGTTTCCTGCAGTTCCTTCACGACCTCAACGACCCGAAGTCCCACCCAGACCAGTTGTCTGAAAAGTTGCTTGGGAACCCTCAACCAATTCTGACAAGTAActtggtctgaaaaaaaaaatcaaagattgTGGTTCTCCAGTCCTCTCCCCGTGCAGCCAAAACACCTTCTGAAAGCACGTACCTCTGGAAAAGACCTGATGCTAAGAGGCACTGAACACAGATTTTGTTACATCCCACTGTTTTGCTAATTGCTGCTGGCTGTATTTGTGCCTCTTCTACCTCACCTCGTTTTTTATAAATCGTAAGAACGACAGTCAACTCTTGTTGGATTAAATCAATAACAGCATCAGAGAACAGGACTCTTCTGAAGTGTAGCCTTACTTGCAGGCCAAAGAGAAGTGAATTCAGTTATCTACAGACATAATTTATTCACCTCTCATCATACACTGCTGTGAAAATGAGGACACAGAGACCTCTTGGGAATTCTACAGCCTCTCTACCTCTTGGACCGTTGGGCACCTTCATAGCACCTGCTGAACGCACCTGAACCCCGTACACCAGGCACGCAGGTGGTTCCTACACATTCTCAGCCTCATCTTTGGCATAAGTAAATCAAAGCTGGGATCCAGATCCTGCCTCTTGTTACCTACTGGCTGCTTTACTTTCCAGTTCAGGTGGTTTAGAAAAGTAACCTCCTATAGGGATACCAGCAACGGAAAGAAACCCTGCAGATAGAATGTAAGTGTCTGAAAGAGACAAGCCATCTCTGTTGTCATACAAAATAGCCCTGTTGTTATAGAAAATCCATATATCAGGGAATATGTTACACAACGTAACAGTGTTTTAACGTTTCCTGGTTACTACAGCTTGAGATTTTTGCTAGAAACTGATTCCACTACAAAAGCGACAGGTAACTTCTGTCATTCTAAACAGGACAATTAAAAAATTGTAgtaatataaaagaaaatatgtgAAGTTACTTAGTTTGTCAAAATGGCAACTAATGGAAAAGAAGCTGCTGTGCAGGGAAAAACTCACTGGCAAGAACAAAGCTGTGGATACTAATCAATCTGTAAACCACACATGGACTGTGTTCATGTGTGAACTTTAGGAACAGCAAAAAGAGTGAATAAACGAAGCAATCGCCTCACCGATATTTCTACTCCCTTTGATGGCCATTTCACCAAAGAGCTGGAAAAACAAACTCAAGACATTGCAGGCCTAAATCTGCACTGGCAAGGAGTGTCTTCCAAACTGTCACCTCCTCAGAATCttcaattgttattttttttctgcaatttagAGCTTATTGATAATATGACtaatgcaatttaaaataaatcatcaGGGTCCGCACACTTAGCAGTATTTGGATTTGACGATTGTAACAACCACGGCCGCTGGGCACGCCCGGGATCACCCAGCCGCCTGGCGCCTCTAGGTTCATTAAAATGTATTATTGCATTTATTAGCGAAATAAAGTCGAGTAAACTCGGTTGTTTCACGCACATAACGAGACGGCTGACCGGCGCTGCCGCCGTGAGGGAAgccccgcccgcccgccaggGGGCGTCCCGCAGAGCCAGTCCCGCGCATGCGCAGAGCCGCGGCCTAGCGCGGGTAGATGGCGGGAGTGGCGGCGCTGCGGGCGGAGGAGGAGCAGCCGGGCGGCACCGGGCGCGCCCGGGTAGGGCTGTGCGTGCTGTGCGGGCTGCCGGCGGCCGGTAAATCCACCCTGGCCCGCGCCCTGCGCCGCCGCCTGCCGCAGCGCCTGGGCTGGGCCTGCGCCCTCCTCACCTACGATGAACTCATCCCGCCGGAAGCCTTCGGCGCGCGCGAGGCGGAGGTGGAGTCGACGGGGCAGCCCCCATTGGTCAGTGCGATTTTTCCCTCCTTCCCGCTGCGCGGTCTCCGCTCTCATTGGCCAGCTGAGGCGCGTCGCTCATCAGCGTCACTGGTTGCTAGGTAGCGCGGCGCGTACCTCCGGTGGGGCTTCCCTGGTTCCGCGGGGAGCTGGGGCGGGTGCGCGGTCCCTCACCCCTCCGCTTTCCTCCGCAGCCGCCCCGCTGGAAGCAGAGCCGGCGCGACCTGCTGCAGTGCCTGGAGCGCGTCCTGCGGGCGCTGGTGACCGGGGAGCCGCTGTCAGCCCCGGCCACGGGCCCACGGGCCTGGGAGCGCTTCCTGGGCTGCTGCCGCGGGCAAGGGCTGCTCGCCCCGGCAGGGAGCCACGGAGAGGGACGTTCCTGGACACCGGCAGCCACGTCTGGGCCGCTCTACCTGATCTTGGATGACAATTTTTATTACCAGAG
The sequence above is drawn from the Patagioenas fasciata isolate bPatFas1 chromosome 8, bPatFas1.hap1, whole genome shotgun sequence genome and encodes:
- the PSTK gene encoding L-seryl-tRNA(Sec) kinase isoform X2, giving the protein MAGVAALRAEEEQPGGTGRARVGLCVLCGLPAAGKSTLARALRRRLPQRLGWACALLTYDELIPPEAFGAREAEVESTGQPPLPPRWKQSRRDLLQCLERVLRALVTGEPLSAPATGPRAWERFLGCCRGQGLLAPAGSHGEGRSWTPAATSGPLYLILDDNFYYQSMRHEVHQLARKYSLGFCQLFLECPLECCLQRNRLRSHPLPDQTIYLMAEKIEMPDVKKNAWEQNSLILKSFDCTSEDNEQIINLLATALENPLKPNEENTEQKEADRAICAASAVHQADQTCRRIISQTMKDAKGTRNIIQIKTYSQVR